The nucleotide window CCGCGGCTCTCGGGCTTCTGCTCGCGCTCTGGTGCCGGCGCTCGCTCGGCAGACTATCTTGAGCGCTTCCGGGTTCGCCGGGCGCGCCGATCCAGTGCCCTCTGGACGAGCTCCAGGCTCCCCCGCTCGGGCCCGACGACCTCCTTGAAGAAACGTTCGATCTCGCGCTGCAGTCCCTTCTTCTGGGACAGGGCGGCCGTGTAATAGTTCCTGTTGCCCTCTTTCTCGACCTTCAGATAGCCCTTGGCGGCCATCCGGCTGACAAACGTCAGAATGGTGCGGTAGTCGCGCGTCCGCCTCTTGCGGTCTTCCGTCAGAATCTGCCGGACATTCGCGCGTCCCAGCTTCCAGCAGATCCGCATGATCTGCCACTCGGAGGGCGACAGCCGTTCCTCACCGGGCTTGGTCTTGGGTCTCGCCATGGTCTGTTTCTCCCTTTCGATCAGGCCACCACCGCTCCCGGCTCCAGCGTCTCCGTCGCCTCCACGCACTCGATTCCCAACTCGGACAGGGCATCCAGAACCGGCTCGTAGATCTCCGGCGTCACCGGTCGGAGCACGCCGGTGGTCTCGATCTTGCCGCTGAGAATCCGGTCGACACCGATGGCTGCGGGCAGTGAAACGGTCCGCGACATCGATGAATCCCCACCCGCGAAGCCGAAGTCGATCATCCTGGAGGTGATGCGCTCGCTCGCTCCATTTGGGTACTCAGCGCGAAAGTCATGGTAGAGGACGAGCATGTCGCGCTCGTCCGGCTGAAAGGCCAGCTTCTCGAACATCAGGTTGCCGAGGGCGTCGAGCGGCGAGATCCTGTCGACACCGAGGGCACGCTCGCTGAACATGCCCAGCCAATGGAGATTCCAGGCCGGCAGGGCATCGGGCGGCACGCCCATCTTGCGCGCCGCCGCGAGCCGGAGTTCGTCCGAGCCGGAGCCGGCCCCGAGCCGAGCACGCATGAAATCGGCGTAGGTCTGACCCGCCACATCGACCTCTTCCAGGTCGAGCAGTCCGAGCCGGCGGAAGTTGTAGAGGGTGTCGCACCAGCCCATGTTGCGCAGGGTGCCGCGATAGAGCGTCTTGATGCCCTGGAGCCCGTAGATGTCTACGTAGGCGATCGAATCGCGGTTCGGGTAGGCCTCGAAGTCGCCGAAATCCTCGACTTGGAGCACGTGCATGTCTCGGAACAGACGCTCAGGCTCGACCTCGACCCGACGTCCGTCGAGCAGGTACCGCGCGCCGTTCCGGCTCGCCAGCAGGACGCCGCGCGGCGCCCAGGAGAACTTGTAGCCGAACGGGTTGTCGTTCGATTCGGGAGCCGGAAGGCCGCCGCAGTAGGACTTGAAGGCGACGATCTTGCCGCCGC belongs to bacterium and includes:
- a CDS encoding saccharopine dehydrogenase, encoding MKKVLVLGAGLVTRPLVGYLLDRGYAVTCASRTVAKAEKLIDGHPHGTAYELNLKDEGRLADFIKNCDLAVSLVPFAFHPTVARMCIEQRKPMVTTSYVSEEMEQLDGAAKDAGVTILNEIGVDPGIDHMSAMRIIDDVRGRGGKIVAFKSYCGGLPAPESNDNPFGYKFSWAPRGVLLASRNGARYLLDGRRVEVEPERLFRDMHVLQVEDFGDFEAYPNRDSIAYVDIYGLQGIKTLYRGTLRNMGWCDTLYNFRRLGLLDLEEVDVAGQTYADFMRARLGAGSGSDELRLAAARKMGVPPDALPAWNLHWLGMFSERALGVDRISPLDALGNLMFEKLAFQPDERDMLVLYHDFRAEYPNGASERITSRMIDFGFAGGDSSMSRTVSLPAAIGVDRILSGKIETTGVLRPVTPEIYEPVLDALSELGIECVEATETLEPGAVVA
- a CDS encoding BlaI/MecI/CopY family transcriptional regulator, producing the protein MARPKTKPGEERLSPSEWQIMRICWKLGRANVRQILTEDRKRRTRDYRTILTFVSRMAAKGYLKVEKEGNRNYYTAALSQKKGLQREIERFFKEVVGPERGSLELVQRALDRRARRTRKRSR